The Polyangia bacterium genome includes the window GCCTCCAACTCCGCTACCGGACGGAGCTGACCGAGGCCGCGCGATTCGTCCGCGACACCGACCTCCTGACGGCGGTGCAGGCCGAGATAGCGGCGGTCGAGAAAGAGGCGGACGATCTTCGCAGCGCGCTCAAGGGATCGGGCGACCTCGGGTCCTGGGCGTAGCCGTCTCCTGACCGATCGGAGGATCACCCGATTGCCTCGCCCCTGGTGCGGCACTAATAGCCCGGTTCATGATTGGATCGATCGGGCTCGGGCAGGAAGCTTCGTACGGCGTCATTCACCATTCGAAGCGCATCCCGGTCGCCGTAACCGCTTGCGGTCTGACGGCGCGCGATCCGGAAACGGGCATGCGGAACATCTGCCCAAGCTCGCCGAGATGGGAGAATGTGAGCTGTCCGAAGTGTATCGCCGCGCTGGGGTTCCGTTTCCTGCGCGGTCGATTTTGATGACGGCAAGGGGAGTCAATCGCCCTCTCCCAAGGCGTGCCGCAACTGAACCCGGGCCTCCGCCACCGCCAGGCGAGCCTGGACCATTTGAAAGCGGGCATTCACGTCGCCCAGCAAGGCATCGTAAAGCTCGATGATGTTGCCGACGCCTGATTGATAGCGGCCTTCGGCCAGACTGCGCTGACGAGCGGCTGCTTCCGTCAAGGTTTGGGTCAGACGCAGCTCGTCGCGCGCCGCCGAAAAGGCGCTGCGGGCGTCGGCGGCTTCCCGGCGGATGGCCGCGCGCTGGGCTCGCTCCTGTGCCTCCACCACCAGCAGGTTGGCTTCTGCCTCGCGTATTTGTCCGTGCACAAGCCATGGGCTCATCCCGCCCGGAGCGAACCCCAGCGCCACTGTCACTGTCAAATTGCCGGTCAGTGAGGACCACGCCGACCCCCCCCACACTGGATCGATGTTCAACGTGAGCTGGGGGAAATAGCCGGCGCGCGCCGCCGCCGTTTGCGCAGCCAATCCGTTTTGTTGCAGACGCAATTGCACCAACTCGGTCCGATGGGAAAAGGCATCGTCTTCCAGCGCGCCAAACCGGGCCCGCACCAGGTTGTCGTCCGCCGGTTGCCAGTCGAATGTCGCCGGGTCGGCGACCAGTCGCCAGTCGTGCGGGCGATCGTCACCCAGCGCCACCTGCAGCTGATCGCGCACCATCTGACGCGTGCTGCGCGCCCGCGAAAGCGCGATGGCGGCCGACGCTTCGGCTGATTCGGCGGTGGCCACGTCGATACCGGTGCGCAGCCCACTGTCGTGCAGCCCGCGGGTCTGCGCCAGATGCGCCTGATAGGTCTTGACGGCGTCCTCCGCCACGGCGACTTGCTGATCGGCGGCCAGCGCGCCGAAGAAGGCCAGCGCAACTTGCAAGGCCACGTCACGCTCGGCAGTCGTCACGCCCACGTCGGCCGCGGCCAGAAAATTGCGCGCCCCGCGATAGCCGTTGATCGAATGGCCCCAGTCCCATGCCGTCCACGAAAGGCCGATGTCGGCCATCCAGAAGTTCTGCAATGCCCACGACGTCGGCGCCGGCGCGATCACCGCGCAGTCGCCGACGCCGGGCGTCCGGCAGGTGATGGTGGTTGGCATCCCGGCGCTGTCGACGACCGTGTCGCTGCCTGTCGACGACAGCAGGGCGCGCGTTTGCGCCGGTGTCGCCACCAGATTGGGCGTCGTCGGCTGATAAGCCACG containing:
- a CDS encoding TolC family protein produces the protein MIAGAQASVGGAVVLLAIAGVARAEPTLTLDDAIRMARAHHPAVDSERAQAAAAEGRRQQALARLLPFLTGGVAYQPTTPNLVATPAQTRALLSSTGSDTVVDSAGMPTTITCRTPGVGDCAVIAPAPTSWALQNFWMADIGLSWTAWDWGHSINGYRGARNFLAAADVGVTTAERDVALQVALAFFGALAADQQVAVAEDAVKTYQAHLAQTRGLHDSGLRTGIDVATAESAEASAAIALSRARSTRQMVRDQLQVALGDDRPHDWRLVADPATFDWQPADDNLVRARFGALEDDAFSHRTELVQLRLQQNGLAAQTAAARAGYFPQLTLNIDPVWGGSAWSSLTGNLTVTVALGFAPGGMSPWLVHGQIREAEANLLVVEAQERAQRAAIRREAADARSAFSAARDELRLTQTLTEAAARQRSLAEGRYQSGVGNIIELYDALLGDVNARFQMVQARLAVAEARVQLRHALGEGD